A window from Chitinophaga filiformis encodes these proteins:
- a CDS encoding helix-turn-helix domain-containing protein: MNKSIHEGRNIKRFREMLNITQEAMAADLGDDWTQKKISLLEGKEKIESDILDQVAKILKVSPEAIRNFSEEAAVNIISNTFSDESVAYAQYYKCTINPFEKWVDAMEKNEQLYKELLKSEREKIEILERLLNEKKGGK; this comes from the coding sequence ATGAACAAAAGCATCCATGAAGGCCGGAATATCAAGCGATTCCGGGAAATGTTGAACATAACCCAAGAAGCGATGGCGGCTGATCTAGGTGATGATTGGACGCAAAAGAAAATTTCCTTGCTTGAAGGAAAAGAGAAAATTGAATCTGATATTTTAGATCAAGTTGCAAAAATATTAAAGGTGTCACCTGAAGCCATAAGGAACTTTAGTGAAGAAGCAGCAGTAAACATTATCTCAAATACATTTTCGGATGAATCTGTTGCATACGCACAATACTATAAATGCACTATCAACCCATTTGAAAAATGGGTCGATGCTATGGAGAAGAATGAGCAGCTTTATAAAGAGCTGTTGAAAAGTGAGCGAGAAAAAATAGAAATACTGGAAAGATTGTTGAATGAAAAGAAGGGTGGAAAATAA